The DNA segment CCGGGTTGATGACCTCAATGTCGGTGATCGTGCCGTTGGCGTTGAAGGTGGCTCTGAGCAAGACCCTGCCAATGACTTTATGTTCCTGGGCTTCGGGTGTAACAATCGGCGTAGGGGCGTAGGTCAACGCGAAGGGCACGTAACCCGACGGCTTTGGCCCGTTAAAAGGAATATCGGAAGGCACCCCTGTGCCGTTCGGTGTGCCATTGCTGCTGCCGTTCGGGTTGGTGCTGTTGCCTGTCGGGCGACCGCCGCCCGGCCCGCCATTCGGGCCTGCGCCTGTGCCCTCACGACCGCCGATCCCGTCTCGCTTGCCTTCGCCGGGTGAAGGCGGCGCGTCGGTCGCTCCGTTAGGCAGGCCGACCGGCAGATCGACCGCCGGCGGCGGCGACTCGGGGCCTTTGATCGTCGCCATCACCGGCAATGACGCATGCTCGACGGGCGGCGTGAACGGCTTGATGATCTGCGGCGCGGGCGAGGTCGGGGGCGGCGGGCCTTTGGTTACGGGCGGCGCTTCTTCTCTGCCGCCGCCGCTCTGTCCGCTGTCGTCGTGCGCCGCTTTGGCTTTCGTCTCCCCTTCTGCCACTTGCGAAGGCAGATCGATCCGCTGCACCTCGTAGCCGCTCTCTTTCGGCGCGGCCAGGCTGCGCCAGCCGATCACGACGATTACCGTCAGCAGCAAAGCGTGAACGACGAGCGCGCCCGCCAACCCGAAGTAAATCCGGCGGCGGCGTTTCGCGTCCCTGGTGTCGTCAGTAAAAAGATTATGCAGGAACCCGCCTGGATCGCGCCGGAATTCGCTTAGGGCGCGCGCGACCTCTTCGGCTAACCGCGCCGGCAGGCTCTTCGGCTCGATGAGCGCGAACGGCGGCGCATCGGGCCTTGTGGCCGTCGCGACGAAATCGCTGGTGGTTGCTGAAGCCATGAGGGTGAGCCGTTGCGGCGGGAGGCACGCGTTGACGCGCGAAGGCCGCGACGGGGTGAGCCCCGCGCGGCCTTCGGCAATTTCCTTCTTACCGCAAGTTGAATTCGATCTGCACAGGCACCCAGAAGGCGATGGGCTGACCGGATTTCATTGCCGGCCGGAATCGCAACTGGTAAGCCGCCTGAATCGCCTGCTCGTCCAGACCGTCGGGCAGACCGCGCACGATTCTCGCCTGCTTGACCGCGCCATCGGCGCCGACCAGCACGCGGGCGATGACGACGCCCTGAATCTTGTTCTTGCGCGCTTCTTCGGTGTAACGCGGCTGCGGGCTGTTGAGCGGCACAGGCTTCTGGTCTACGACCGTGGCCACGGCATTGCGGTCGCCGCCGCCGAGGCGCGGGTCGCCGCCGCCCATGTTATAGCCATGTCCCGGCCCCGCGCCGGTGCCATCGCCGCTGCCGATGCCGCCACCCGAACCGGTGCCGATGCCGCCGCCTGTGCCGGGGCCGGGCGAGGGCGGGCCGGGCACGCCTTTCGGGTCGCCCGTCGGCATATCGGCGATGCGCGGCGGCTCAAGCCGCGGATCAACTTGAATGGTCTCTTGCACCGGCAGTGAAGGCGGTCGGAGCTGCGGCTCCGGGCGCGGCGCGATGATGGGCGGCGTCAATGAAAACTTCGGCAACTGCCCTTTCGATTGCGGAGTCGGCGCGTTGCGCCCGCCGCCGCCGCCGCCGCCGGCCTTCTTCTCCATCTTCGGCATATCAATCGGCGCAATATCGGTCAGCTTATAATCGACCACCGCCAGCTCTTCCTGCGCCCCGGCATTGTGGTGCTTGATCCAGAAAGCGATCAGCATGGCGGCGACGATGCTGGCGAAGACGAACATGGCGACGGCAAAGCCGAGCATCAATCGGTCTTGCCGCAGCCGCCCGCCGACGCCGTCGCCTTTGAGGGCGCCGGTGACAAACGCTTTGGGATTCTGGCGGAATTCTTGACTGGCTTCGGCAAAGCCGGTGGCCAGTCGTTTGATGATAGACGGTTGATATAGGAAAGCGTCAGCGAATAAGGCTTTCTGTTGTTGCATGTCCTTTTTTCTCCCGGCTCCTGCTACTGCTCTTTCGACCTCTACCTGGGCTTCAGAGGTTAAGGAGAGACCTGAATCCTCTTACCATTCTGTTGACGGGCCGCTTTATCCCCTACCGAAGAGACAGCCCTTTATATTTTCACTTGCCGTTCAAAGCAGTGTCAAGAAATTTCATCTCGGCGTCATCGGCGCTCGATCTCGGGCAACCACTCTTTTGACGTCGCGGCGGCGCGCCAATCGGTTCCTGCTTTGTAGAATGCCGCGCGCCCTGTGCCTTGCAGAAATTGTCCTAAACCGCCGAATGCTTAGTGCGCTCTACACGCCTTCGAGATGCCCCGCTCCACGAATGTCGAAAAATTGCAACATGCCCCGGCTAGGGACTGGAGCTAGGGGCTAGGGCTAGCCGAACAAGCGCCCATGCCTCCACAATAAAAAAAGAAGCAATTCGGGCTCAATTCCTCTTACCAGACCTTAATCCCTGGCCCCTACCTGGTTTCGTACTTCCAGATGGTGCCGTCCAGTCCGGCGGCATAGCCCGTGCGCTCGCCGGCAAAGACAACGTGCAGCAACCGCGCCGGGAAGGGCGTCGTCGCCGTTAGCCATTCGTCGCCGCCGTCTGCGGTGTAAAGCACATTGCCATTGTCGCCGACGGCCCAGCCGCGCTTGCGGTCGATGAAATAGACGGCGCGCATCTTGAACTCGTCTTTCACCTGATAGAGCTTTTCCCAGGTCTTGCCGCCGTCGCGTGTGCGCACCATGCGCCCGCTGCGGCCAACGGCCCAGCCGTTGTTCTCGTCGGCGAAAAAGATGCTGCGATAGACCAGATCACCCGCCGGCCGCGTCGCCTTCTCCCAGTTCAGGCCGCCATCATTGGTCTTATAAAAGCCGCCGTTGTCGGTGCTGGCCCACGCCGTTCGCGGGTTGAGGAAGAATATCCAGGCCACCGCCTGCTCGAACGGGAAAGGCGTTTCGTTCCAGTGCTGGCCGCCGTCTGTGGTGATCAGAAATGTGCCCGGCTGCTCGGTGTACTCGTCTTTGCGCCCGCCGCCCCAGGCCCAGCCGTGCTGCGCGTCAATGAAGCGCAGGTTGTCGAGCTGTTCCGGCTGTTCCATCTCCGGCGGCTTGTAGCCGGTGATCTTCAACTTGATCTTGCCGGCCTTGCGCTGCATCGCCCAGGTCGCGCCGCCGTCTGCGGTGTGCAGGATGTCGCGGTCAATCGTCAGCGCCCAGCCGGCCTGCGGGTCTGCGAACCAGACCTGGCGAATCTTGTACTTGAACTGATCGGGGATCGCTTTCCAGGTGGCGCCGCCATCGGTCGTGTGCAGGACCTCGAACCCTTGATTCGCCTTGAGCGGGTCTTCGGGCTTCTTGCCTGCGGCTTTGGGCTTGGGCGCTTTGTTAGCATTCGCGTTGGCGTTTTCGTTGCCGGCGTCTTCGGGCGGCACATAGCCTCGGTCTGTCTGGCCATTGAGCCAGCCGACATCTTCGTTGACGAAGTTGATGCTGAAGAAGGCATCCGAGGTGCCGGTGTCGAGCGGCGTCCAGTTGCCGCCACCGTTCGACTTCGAGCAAGCCGCCGCAAACACGAGGGCGGCGACAAAGGCGGCGATAAAGAATCTCAATTTACCCATTCTGCTTTCCTCTGATCCTGATTGATTGCGAATCATCACTAATCGTCTAACCGATCTCTATGTGTGTACATTCGTGTGATTCACGACCGGACGCCTTTTACATTCAACGGGCTTAAGCGTGTCCAGTAACGATTTTGGGAACCAGGTCGTGAAAAATGTATCCCAACGTTTTATAAATAAGCTTTGCGGTTAAGAAGCTCGGAGAGGGGTTGTCAGGTGAGGTTGAGAGTTCGGTGATATCCATGCCAACAATGCGCCGGTTTCGGGCAACCTTGCGGAGTAACCAGACGACGTCATACCACATGAGTCCGCCAGGTTCCGGAGTCCCGGTTGTAGGAATAAGACTAGGGTCGAATCCATCGACATCTATCGTCAGATAGACTTCTTGAGTAAGGCTTGCGACTACGTCATCCATCCAGTCTGTTCGACCGATAATATCCTTCGCAAAGAATATCTTTGTTGGCAGAGATGGAATCACTCTCGCCTCTTCAGAGGATAATGACCGAATGCCAACTTGAACCACCGGACAAAATTCCACGACGCGACGCATAATTGATGCATGGCTGTGTGGGGTTCCATCATATTGATCACGAAGATCTGCATGTGCATCTATCTGAAGCACTGATAGATTAGCATACCTTTCCTTATGTGCTTTGATTACTGGAGCAGAAATGGAGTGCTCTCCCCCCAGCATACAAATGAACTTGTCCAGCGTAAGTAGTTCTTTTGCTTCCTGGTAAAGCACCCGCATCATTTCATCTGGTTCTCTGTCGGCGTCGGTAGCTGTAAGCGTATGAATACCAATCTGAGAAGTCTCTCCGCCAACCTCCTCGTCGAATAACTCCATATTCCGAGAAGCCGCGATTATCGCTTGCGGTCCATCTTTTGTTCCTACGCCATAGCTCACCGTTTTCTCAAATGGCACCGGCCAAATTAATACCTTCGCTTTGTCAAAGTCGGCTGCTTCTTCGTCAAGCCCCCCAAAATTGAAAGGCAGGTTTGTCGATTCGCTCATCCTTCCTCCGTTATTTGTTACTGTTTCGATTCCATCAGCGCAACAGAACTATCACCGCGTCCGCGCAAGTCTCCGTACGGTGAATATCCGCTGATGCACTAACAGACAATTCTAGATCATGTCGGAGCTTTTTGTAATTCGATGCAAGAGACACTGAAATTCTGTATCTGTCTTCTGAGGGTTTTTCAGCTCGGCAAGCTGGCCTTTTGTAATCCGCACGGGTTGCGAGCGCGGACTGCGGTCCTCGGTACTATAATAAGAGAGGTAGCCTATCCCGATTTTAAGGCCATTTGAGTCGCCACCCGCCGATTCCGGATAATCTGGCCGGAACAAATACTTGACTTCATAAGGCAATAAGCTAAGGACAAACCGTGCGTCTGCTGCACGCACATAGCTTCCTATAAAGACCGCATCTGGGGTATCTGGAATTGCATGTTCAAGGAGGGTAGATTTGATTCCGTATGCATGGAGCTTTTTTACTACCGAATCCGCCTGCTCTTTTGTAAAACCGCGATTGTGGTAATAAATCTCAGCTTTGCAAGAAGTCTCTCCGAGACTATGCGGACGAATCCCAAGTCCTCTCACTGCTCTTTCTATTTGCGTGCAAGCTGCCCCAAGAGCAGCCTGCCAGTTTTGAGACAGGTGCGGCTGGAAGGTAGCCGACGTCACTCCTGCTAGGTCTGAAGGCAGCCGTAAAGAAGCTGTACGGTCGTAAACAATGAATGTTCTTTTACGACCAAGTCGTCCAATAAACAGGCCGAGTTCAAGCAAAACGTTATCACGCGGAGAAGGACTTGATCCCTTTCTACTCTTGATTAAATCATCAGGTGTCAGTACAAGGCTCGCAAAATCAAACTCGCCTAGTTTCTCGACCAGTGCTTCTAAGGTTCCCTCTCCGAGTCCGAAAACTCCTTGACTCCACAGGGTTATTTCACATTCATGATCAAGATTAGCCTGTATCGCTTTGGCAATCTCTAGCCCTTCCAATGACGAGCCAATAAACATTTTGGGCCGTTGCCTATTCATAAGTTTACGTCACCTTGACTCTATCCACTAAACCAACAGGGACCAAGCAAAATACCCTTACTATTTCGAAGATCAACCGGAGAATAAACTAACTCAGCCTGCGAAGTATGAGGTTACTGCGTAGACCTTGTGTTTTAACACAGATTGTATTTTGGAGAAAACTCGAATTTGACGGGAAGTGTTCGCGCAGGGCTATGAGCCTTGCGCCTTTGGTATACCACTGACCTTAACAGACGACCTGTGCCCCTGCCGCACGGCTTTCTTAAGATTGGCGTTTAAATCGTGCGCAACCAAACGCGCTTACTTCTGCTCCAACCGCTTCAGCATCTCGACGCCGTTGGCGTTGTCAGGGTTCAGCTCGATGGACTTCTTGTAATTCTGGATGGCGAGCGCTTTGTCGCCGTTTTCCATGTAGGCTTCGGCGAGACTGTCGTAGACGTTCGATGAATTCGGAAACGCCTCGACGTTGAGCTTGAAAATCTCGATTGCCTCTTTGATCTTCTTCGAGCGCAAATAGCTATAACCGAGACTGTTCAGCGCGCCTTCGTTCACCTTGAAGCTGTCGGGGTGCTGCCGCCAGTCGGCGCGGAACTGGCGAATGGCGGCTTCGACGCCGACCTGCTCAATGCTGCGGCGCAGGCGGCGGCTAGGTGAGTTGTACGCTTCATAGTTCAGCAAACTGAAAGCCGGCTGATCGCCGCCCATCGCCTCTTTAACAATCTCAGGGATGATGCCGAGCCCGTTGTCGCTATTGGTAAAGATGATCACGCCGGTTTTCGGCTTGCTGAAGGCGACGACATAATCCTTGAAGCCGCCATTGTCGCCCCAGTGCCAGAAGGCGTCGCCCTGCGCTGTGTGTTGCAGCCCGACGCCGAGCCCCCACGCCAAAGACGGCGACGGCTTCAGCAGCTTGCGATTCAGGCAGTTCACGCAGCCTTCGTCGAGCTTGACCTGCGGCGTCAACATCTGTTGCGCGGTCGTTTCTTTCAAGCCGGTGCCGTTCATCACCGCGATGACGAACCGGGCGTAATCGCTCGGCGTCGTGCGCAGGCTGGCGGCGGCGTTCGCTTGCTGGCCCCTGTTCTGCGGCAGGGGCTTGCCCATCTGCGAATGGCCGACGGCCATCTGCGCGGCGATGCGGTCTTGCCAGACGTAGCTGCTGTCTTGCATACCGAGCGGCGCGAAGACCTCTTTGCGCATCACTTCATTCAACGGCTGGCCGGTCAGATGCTCGACCACTTTTTGCAGGTAGACGAAGCCTTCGCCCGAATAGCTGAAGCGGTCGCCCGGCGTGAACATGATGGCCAGCGGCTTGCCTTCGGGTCGCCAGTTCGGAAAGCCTGTGGTGTGGCTCAAGACGCGGCGCGCGGTGATCAGGTTCAAGCGCTCGTCATTTTCAATGTAAGCCGGTAGGTATTTCGACAGCGGCGTGTCTAAATCAAGCTCGCCGCGTTCGACCATCTTCAACACCGCATAGGCGAAGACCGGCTTGCTCAGTGACGCCGCTTCAAACATCGTGCTTAAATCAACAATCTCTTTCGTGCCGGCGTTCTTGACTCCGAAGCCGCTCGCCCAATAGACCTTCCCATCACGAATCCAGGCGATAGATAATCCCTGCACGTCACCTTCGCTCATCAGCCGCGAGATCAGACCACTCAGCCCAAGGATGTCACGCCGTGGGTCGGCAATCGTATGGCTCGGACGCGTGGAAGGCTTCGCCTTGTGTTGCGCTGCGCCCGCGAGCGCGAGCGCGAGGATCAATAAAAGAGCAGTCAAAGCGGGACAGTTAAACTTCATCGCGGACTCCGGTGTTGTGAGATTTGCGTTGCAATGGCGACTACGCTCGCGCCGCGGCGAAAGATTCGCTAATTAGATAATCAGCATCGCGTCGCCGTAGCTGTAGAAGCGATAGTCGCGCTCGACCGCGTGGCGGTACGCCCGCAACACCAAGTCGCGCCCGCCGAAGGCCGACACCAGCATCAGCAGCGACGATTGCGGGAGATGAAAGTTGGTGACGAGTCCGCTGATGACGCGGAATTGAAAGCCGGGATAGATGAACAACTCCGTCGTCGCCGCGCCAGCCGCGACGCGGGGACGCGGCGACGCGGCGACGCGGCGAAGGAAAGAGTCTGCCGCTCCCATGATTTCTTGCTCCTCTGCTTCTTTGTTTTCTCTCTCCGCGTCGCCGTGTCGCCGCGTCCCCGCGTCGCACCGGCAGGCCGATTCCAGCGCGCGCGTCGTCGTCGTGCCGACGGCGATCACTCGGCGGGCTTCTTTGAGCGCGCGGTTGATTGCCGCCGCCGCCGCTTCGCTGATCTCGTAGCGCTCGGCTTCGATGCGATGCGCTTCGACGCGCTCGACGCGGATGGGCTGGAATGTGCCGTAGCCGACATGCAGCGTAATCTCTACGACTTCGACGCCGCGAGCGCGGATGCGCTCAAGCAGCTCAGGCGTGAAGTGCAATCCGGCGGTCGGCGCCGCCACCGCGCCGCGCTCGCGGGCGTAGACCGTTTGATAGCGCTCGTGATCCAGGCGGTCTTCTTCGTCGCGCTTGATGTAAGGCGGCAGCGGCGTGCGCCCGATGCGATCAATGATCTCGTCAAAATCGCCCGCGGCATGGAAGCGCACGATGCGGCGACCATGCTCGCGCCATTCGACGATTTCGGCGGTGAGCTTGCCGCGCGCGAATTCAACTTCAGCGCCGGGCAGCAAGTGTCTGCCGGGCCGCACCAAGGCTTCCCAGACGAGCGGCTCCAGGCGATCTGTCAAAAAAATCTCGACGCGCCCGCCGAGAATCGTCTCGCCGCGTGATGTCTTCCTAAGCCGCCTGCCGATGAGCCGCGCCGGAAAGACTCGCGTGTTGTTCAAGACCAGCACATCACCGGCGCGCAGACACTCCGGCAGATGATCGAAGCTCGTATCGTCGAACGCCTGCGCCGCGCGCTCAACAACCAGCAGCCGCGACTGGTCGCGCCGCGCCGCCGGCTCCTGCGCGATCAATCGTTCGGGCAGCTCGTAATCGAAATCGGAAACCAGCATGTCTGTGACGCGGCGACGCGACAACGGGGTGACGCGGCGACAGATTCAATGCGGCTCTCTCGCCGTGTTCCCGTGTCGCCACGTCACCCCGTCAAAGCCTTTCATCCTTCGAGCTTCACCTCTTCGGCGGGAAGGTCGTCGGTGCTGTCGGGCGGTTTCTTGTGCGACGCTTCGTAAAGGTGGTCGCGATGCACCAGCGCCGTGAACTGCGCGCCGAAGAGCATAATCACGCTCGACAGGTAAACCCACGACAGCAGCGCCACGCCCGCGCCGATTGAGCCATACAGCAGGTCGTAGTGAAAGTAAGGCAGCAGGTAGGCGAAGCCGAACTTGGCCGCTTCCCACAAGACCCCGGCCAGCACCGCGCCGGTCAGCGCCTCGACAAACGGCACATGCGTATTCGGCAGCAGCTTGTAGAGCAAGGTGAAGAGCGTGACGGTCACCGCCAGGCTGACGAGGATAAAGACCATCTGCCAGGCGAACTCGGAAAACGGCGTGATCCACGGGCCGAGCTTTAGCGGGATGCGCTGTGCCGCTGCCTGCGCGCCGGTGACGAAGGCGGTGAACAAGGCCGATGCGCCGAGCAGCGCGAAGATCGAGCCCATCACGGCGATGTTCCATGCGCGCCCGCGCAGGAAGGCGCGCGGGTAGGTGCCCCAGACGCGGTTCAAGGCTTTCTCGATGACCGTGAACATCCACGACGCCGCCCACAGCATGACGGTGACGCAACTGACGATGACGCCCGTCGAGATGTTGCTGATCGATTCGAGGTTCTTACGCACGAAGCTCTGCGCTCCCGGCAGAAAGGCGAGCACCTGGCCGATGATGTACTTCTCGACGGTCGCCGGGCCGAGCAGGTGGTTGCCGATGGTGAGCAGCAGCAGCAGCATCGGAAACAGCGTCAGCATCGAGAAGTAAGAGACTGCCGCTGCCGCCGTCGTCAGGTCATTATCCATGAATGACATGAAACTGCGCGTCAGGATGCGTTGTCTGTGCGCTTTTTTCGGCATGTCGTAAAGTGGGAATCGCCCCGTCTGCCGCGAGCGTCGGCGCGGTCAGCCGGCTCGGCTATCTGCAACATCATTGTAGTGGCTCGCCACGGCGAAAGGCAAAGTCGTGCGGCGCCACTGGTCAGGCGCATCAAGGCGAGTATAATTGCTGGCAGAACGCCAACACCCAGAGGCAATCGTATGATGATTGAGTCGGTCGAGTTCAAGAACTTCAAGGCCCTGCGCGATGCGAAGCTGCCCTTGAGTCAATTCACGCTGATCGTCGGCCCGAATGGCAGCGGCAAGAGCACCGCGATGCAGGCGCTGCAAGCGGTTGGGAATCTTGAGAGCGTAGACTATTCGAAGATAATTACCGCCGGGATCAATCCAACAGAACAAGCTGTTGAGGTCATCATTAATTGGGGCAAATCATTGGGGGAGGCGCAGACGGTTGCGACATGGTTTTCTCATCCATTTCCTTCTCGCAATTATCCACTGCGATCTGAGTATCGTCTGAAGCTGGATCAGATCTTAGAAGCTATTCGCGTCTATTCTTTTGACGCCCAAGCAATAGCAACACCTACACAGCTTGTGCCGCGCATGACCCTAGATTCTAATGGTGCTAATCTAGCCGGTGTGCTTGACCGCCTGCGTGACAACGCGCCAGAGAGATTCGAGGCATTGAATGAGGAATTAGGCAGGTGGTTGCCAGAATATGATCGCATCCTGTTTGACACACCGCAGGCCGGGTTCCGCTCTATCCGACTGCGGAAGCGTGAGGGACATCACAAGATTCCGGCTTCTGAACTTTCACAAGGAACGCTCCTCGCGCTTGCTTTGCTCACGCTCGCATACCTCCCCGACCCGGCACCAATCATCTGCATCGAAGAGCCGGATCGCGGCATTCACCCGCGCTTGCTGCGTGATGTGCGTGATGCGCTCTATCGATTAAGCTACCCGGCGGACTTTGGTGAGAAGCGCGAGCCGGTGCAGGTCATTGCGACAACACATTCGCCCTACCTGCTCGACTTGTTCAAAGACCACCCCGAAGAAATCGTCATTGCCCAGAAGATCGGGCAAGAGGCGCGGTTCGAGCGGCTGTCGGATCAGGACAACATTGACGAGATACTGGAAGGCGCAAGGTTGAGCGACCTCTGGTACAGCGGCATTCTTGGGGGAGTTCCCGCGCAGCCATGAAGCTCGCCATCCTTAGCGAATCGCCTGCGGACGCCGCCGCCATCCGCATTCTCGTCGATGCGCTACTCGGTGAGCAAACAGAGAGGATGGCTTTCCCTTTGCTCTTTCCTCCCGGCTGGCCGGCGGTGCTCGATGTTTTGCCAAACGTCCTCAAACATCTGCACTATCGCACGAACGCCGATTCGCTGGTGGTCGTCGTGGATTCGGACAACTCGCCTGTTCACGAACGCGCGCATGATGAGCCGGATGGGGCGCTCGATCTCTGTAAAGTTTGTCTGTTGCGCACGGCCATAACGCAAACCCAGATGCGCCTTCAGCCCATTGCCGGACGGTTGCCCGTCAAGACGGCCATTGGGCTGGCCGTGCCGGCAATCGAAGCCTGGTATCTCTGCGGCACTGACCCGCAAGCAACCGAAGCGGCTTTAACGCAAAGGCTCGGTGCCACCCTTCGTGAAATCAAATTGCAACTCAAGCGAGCTGTGTATATGACGGCGCGTCCTCCGCTTGCGATGGCAACAGCGCGCGCTGTCCAAGAAGCAACGCGGCTAACGCAAAACTTGAATCTGCTTGAGCAACTATTCCCCAACGGTTTCGGTTCGCTCGCACGTGATGTGCGGAAGTGGTGAATTCATCACAGCTATCACACCTTTCTGCATCCCATAATCCCTACGATCCTCATGCGCGACGGCGGCGGCTTTCCTTCGTCAGCGCGGTTGCTTATACTTGGCGGCGTCAACGACGAAACAGGCATGGCCCCGCAGCGAATAAAACGTGTCGTTATCCTCAGTGCCCTGGCCGCGGCGCTCGCCGTGACGGCGGCGCTGCTCGCTCTGCGGTGGCGGCCCGCGGCACTTGCGACGATCCGCCATGCTTCCATCGGCTCAGTCGATGACCGCTTGAGCGATCTGCCGCGCGTCATCTTGTGGGCCTGGGAGCGCCCCGAAGATTTGCGCTTCATCAACCCGCAAGCAACTGGCGTCGCCTATCTGGCCGCAACCATTCGCCTGCGCGGCGACCGCACCATCATCCGCCCGCGCTTGCAGCCGCTGCGGCTTGCGCCCGGCACACGTCGCGTCGCCGTCGCACGCATTGAAACCGGCAATCGCCCGCTCTATTCAGACGAGCAGCGCCGCCGCATCGTGGCCGAACTCATCGGGCTGGCCGGCGGCGAAAACGTCGAAGCCGTGCAGATCGATTTCGACGCGCTCACATCAGAGCGCCCTTTCTACCGCGCCCTGCTCGTTGATCTCAGAGGGCAACTGCCAAAGGCGGTGCGGCTATCGATCACGGCGCTGGCGTCGTGGTGCTATGGCGACAACTGGGTCGCCGACCTGCCGATTGATGAAGCCGTGCCGATGCTGTTTCGCATGGGCGCCGACCGCGAAAACATCCGGATGCGACTGAAAGCCGGCGACCCGTTCAGCGTTCCGCTTGCCCGCCACAGCCTCGGCATCTCGACCGACGAACCGATTGACGGGCTGCCCGCCGGTCGCCGCGTCTATGTCTTCAACCCGCGCCCCTGGTCTGCCGAAAGCGTCGGGCAAATTATCCGCGAGGTTCAGGAAAAGTAAT comes from the Blastocatellia bacterium genome and includes:
- the speB gene encoding agmatinase; translation: MSESTNLPFNFGGLDEEAADFDKAKVLIWPVPFEKTVSYGVGTKDGPQAIIAASRNMELFDEEVGGETSQIGIHTLTATDADREPDEMMRVLYQEAKELLTLDKFICMLGGEHSISAPVIKAHKERYANLSVLQIDAHADLRDQYDGTPHSHASIMRRVVEFCPVVQVGIRSLSSEEARVIPSLPTKIFFAKDIIGRTDWMDDVVASLTQEVYLTIDVDGFDPSLIPTTGTPEPGGLMWYDVVWLLRKVARNRRIVGMDITELSTSPDNPSPSFLTAKLIYKTLGYIFHDLVPKIVTGHA
- a CDS encoding TonB family protein, encoding MQQQKALFADAFLYQPSIIKRLATGFAEASQEFRQNPKAFVTGALKGDGVGGRLRQDRLMLGFAVAMFVFASIVAAMLIAFWIKHHNAGAQEELAVVDYKLTDIAPIDMPKMEKKAGGGGGGGRNAPTPQSKGQLPKFSLTPPIIAPRPEPQLRPPSLPVQETIQVDPRLEPPRIADMPTGDPKGVPGPPSPGPGTGGGIGTGSGGGIGSGDGTGAGPGHGYNMGGGDPRLGGGDRNAVATVVDQKPVPLNSPQPRYTEEARKNKIQGVVIARVLVGADGAVKQARIVRGLPDGLDEQAIQAAYQLRFRPAMKSGQPIAFWVPVQIEFNLR
- a CDS encoding YihY/virulence factor BrkB family protein, which codes for MSFMDNDLTTAAAAVSYFSMLTLFPMLLLLLTIGNHLLGPATVEKYIIGQVLAFLPGAQSFVRKNLESISNISTGVIVSCVTVMLWAASWMFTVIEKALNRVWGTYPRAFLRGRAWNIAVMGSIFALLGASALFTAFVTGAQAAAQRIPLKLGPWITPFSEFAWQMVFILVSLAVTVTLFTLLYKLLPNTHVPFVEALTGAVLAGVLWEAAKFGFAYLLPYFHYDLLYGSIGAGVALLSWVYLSSVIMLFGAQFTALVHRDHLYEASHKKPPDSTDDLPAEEVKLEG
- a CDS encoding energy transducer TonB, yielding MASATTSDFVATATRPDAPPFALIEPKSLPARLAEEVARALSEFRRDPGGFLHNLFTDDTRDAKRRRRIYFGLAGALVVHALLLTVIVVIGWRSLAAPKESGYEVQRIDLPSQVAEGETKAKAAHDDSGQSGGGREEAPPVTKGPPPPTSPAPQIIKPFTPPVEHASLPVMATIKGPESPPPAVDLPVGLPNGATDAPPSPGEGKRDGIGGREGTGAGPNGGPGGGRPTGNSTNPNGSSNGTPNGTGVPSDIPFNGPKPSGYVPFALTYAPTPIVTPEAQEHKVIGRVLLRATFNANGTITDIEVINPVDYMTDSAIESLRRSKFRPATINGVPITVRRVPVRIDVHY
- the queA gene encoding tRNA preQ1(34) S-adenosylmethionine ribosyltransferase-isomerase QueA — encoded protein: MLVSDFDYELPERLIAQEPAARRDQSRLLVVERAAQAFDDTSFDHLPECLRAGDVLVLNNTRVFPARLIGRRLRKTSRGETILGGRVEIFLTDRLEPLVWEALVRPGRHLLPGAEVEFARGKLTAEIVEWREHGRRIVRFHAAGDFDEIIDRIGRTPLPPYIKRDEEDRLDHERYQTVYARERGAVAAPTAGLHFTPELLERIRARGVEVVEITLHVGYGTFQPIRVERVEAHRIEAERYEISEAAAAAINRALKEARRVIAVGTTTTRALESACRCDAGTRRHGDAERENKEAEEQEIMGAADSFLRRVAASPRPRVAAGAATTELFIYPGFQFRVISGLVTNFHLPQSSLLMLVSAFGGRDLVLRAYRHAVERDYRFYSYGDAMLII
- a CDS encoding TIR domain-containing protein; the encoded protein is MNRQRPKMFIGSSLEGLEIAKAIQANLDHECEITLWSQGVFGLGEGTLEALVEKLGEFDFASLVLTPDDLIKSRKGSSPSPRDNVLLELGLFIGRLGRKRTFIVYDRTASLRLPSDLAGVTSATFQPHLSQNWQAALGAACTQIERAVRGLGIRPHSLGETSCKAEIYYHNRGFTKEQADSVVKKLHAYGIKSTLLEHAIPDTPDAVFIGSYVRAADARFVLSLLPYEVKYLFRPDYPESAGGDSNGLKIGIGYLSYYSTEDRSPRSQPVRITKGQLAELKNPQKTDTEFQCLLHRITKSSDMI
- a CDS encoding YCF48-related protein, translating into MGKLRFFIAAFVAALVFAAACSKSNGGGNWTPLDTGTSDAFFSINFVNEDVGWLNGQTDRGYVPPEDAGNENANANANKAPKPKAAGKKPEDPLKANQGFEVLHTTDGGATWKAIPDQFKYKIRQVWFADPQAGWALTIDRDILHTADGGATWAMQRKAGKIKLKITGYKPPEMEQPEQLDNLRFIDAQHGWAWGGGRKDEYTEQPGTFLITTDGGQHWNETPFPFEQAVAWIFFLNPRTAWASTDNGGFYKTNDGGLNWEKATRPAGDLVYRSIFFADENNGWAVGRSGRMVRTRDGGKTWEKLYQVKDEFKMRAVYFIDRKRGWAVGDNGNVLYTADGGDEWLTATTPFPARLLHVVFAGERTGYAAGLDGTIWKYETR
- a CDS encoding serine hydrolase, which produces MKFNCPALTALLLILALALAGAAQHKAKPSTRPSHTIADPRRDILGLSGLISRLMSEGDVQGLSIAWIRDGKVYWASGFGVKNAGTKEIVDLSTMFEAASLSKPVFAYAVLKMVERGELDLDTPLSKYLPAYIENDERLNLITARRVLSHTTGFPNWRPEGKPLAIMFTPGDRFSYSGEGFVYLQKVVEHLTGQPLNEVMRKEVFAPLGMQDSSYVWQDRIAAQMAVGHSQMGKPLPQNRGQQANAAASLRTTPSDYARFVIAVMNGTGLKETTAQQMLTPQVKLDEGCVNCLNRKLLKPSPSLAWGLGVGLQHTAQGDAFWHWGDNGGFKDYVVAFSKPKTGVIIFTNSDNGLGIIPEIVKEAMGGDQPAFSLLNYEAYNSPSRRLRRSIEQVGVEAAIRQFRADWRQHPDSFKVNEGALNSLGYSYLRSKKIKEAIEIFKLNVEAFPNSSNVYDSLAEAYMENGDKALAIQNYKKSIELNPDNANGVEMLKRLEQK